GTGCTATTCGTGGGTGGCACGCCACTCTATCTAAAATCCCTGCTGCGAGGAGCCTATCAAGGCCCGCCAGCAGACTGGGAATTTCGCCAGCAAATCGAAAAGGAACTGGCCGAAGTCGGCATCGATGCCTTGCACGAACGGTTGCAAGTCATCGACCCACTCATGGCTTCCAAGCTTCATCCGCGCGATAAACGCCGGATCGTGCGGGCCCTGGAAGTCTTTCGCTTGACTGGCCAGCCGTTGAGTCATCAGCAAAATCAGTTCGACGATTCTCGCTCGGCGGCCGAGAGTCATGTCTATGTGCTGCAATGGCCGCGCGAGTTGCTTCATCAACGAATCGAAGCTCGCGTCGATCAAATGTTCGCAGCGGGCCTGGTTGAAGAAGTGAAGGCGCTGGTCGCCCAATATGGCCAGCTAAGTCGCACTGCAGCTCAGGCGGTCGGCTATCGCGAAGTGTTGGAATTTTTGCAGCTGATTCCCAGCGAAAAGAACCAACCTCCGGTCTCGATTGGCCAGTGCATCGACTTTGTCAAAATCCGCACCCGACAGTTCGCCAAACGGCAAGAAACCTGGTTCCGCAGCTTGAGCGAATGCACCTTCGTGCCGGCCGATGTGGATCATTCGCCGCAGCAGGTGGCAGAAATGATTATCGGATTGAAGCAGGCTTGAACTCAATCCAGCTTGATCTGCCGGAAGATCGGCAGATGCCGGTAATAGACTTCGAGCGTGCAAACCGAGAGCGAAGTCATATAGATGCGACCACCGCGGTCGGCATGATCGCCGCGCGGGGCCCAACTGCCGGCTGCGTGGCCGCTGTTCTCTTGTGTGGAGGTGAGGACATCTCGCATTTTGAGATTCCAGGCGTCCCACTCTTCACCGCCGTAATGATGCATTGTTTGCGTGGCGTAGTACCAATAGTAGAGATTGGGATTACCCTTCAGCGGCAAGTGGTCTTCGACCAGCCGTTGCACTCCGCGCTTCAGTGCCGGGTTCTGCTTCTTATTCCAGCCGAGATACATCCGGCAAAGCAAAGCTTCGGCGCTCATCGTCGGCGTGGGAGCATAACCGGCCATGTAGCCGTATTGCGACCCGTCTTTGGTGCACCGATCGAGATACGCACTAGCCCGCAACAGCGTGCGTTCGGGCACATTCAGATTCGCCGCGCGAGCACTTTGCAGGGCCATCAGTTGCCAGCCGACGACGCTGGTATCGCCGCGATCATTGCTTGGGCCGGGCTGATAGCGCCAACCACCATCGTTGAACTGCGCCTTCACGACAAAATCGGTAGCCTTTTGAGCTGGAATGCGCAATTCTTCATCACCGGTCATGGCGAAGGCTTCGCAGAGCACGATCGCTGCCTGGCCATGCGTGTACATGCCGGCATTGCTGCGTTCGTCATGACGCAGATCGCCGTTTTCTTTTTGATGCTGCACGAGCCAGCGCAGGCCTCGCGAAACGGTCCCCTTATGCTTGCCGGCGAGATGCGTTTGACCGGCACCGAGAAACGGTAACATGGCCAGCGCGGTACCCGGCGCCTTCGTGTGAAAATGGCCGCGGCCGCCGCAGTTACAGTCGTGCACACTTTCAAAATCGTCGAGTCGCCAACTGCCATCGTTGCTTTGATGATTGGCCAACCATCGCAAGCCACGCGCGACCGCTGCTTCGGTCATGGTAGTGCCACCTTCCTGAGTCACCATTTCGACACGCAGCCGAGGATCTCGGGCAGCAAGTGCCTGGCGCACTCCAGTGGCATTTTCGACCTGCTTCTTCACCACATCAACATTGGCCAGATGCTGAACGGCTTCATTGTCGAGTCGCAACTCGCGTGCATCCTGATTGGCGGCCACCAGCGATTTGATCTCGTCGGGATTCTTCAGATCGATCTTTTCCGGCAGGGGCATATCAAACTGAGCGCGCACATCGGGTGGCAGCACCAGCGCATCGCCACCTTCCACCCGTTCGTGACTGATATTGGCCGAGAGAATAATCATTGGCCCTTCCTCCTCGTCTTCGGGCACCGTAAACATCGCGAGCAATGTCAGGGCGATCAGATGCACCAAACCACTGATCATCCAAGCTGGCATGGCATCGAGAAAACGCTTCAGCCAATCGACTTCCTCCACTGGCTTAGGCGGAGGTGCGGTTCGTCGCTGCTGAGGTGTTGGTTTCGCGGCCGGTGGTGGTGGCGGAGCGATCACTCGCTTTTCCGGCACAGCAGGTGCCGGCGGCGCGACAACAGCGACCGCAGCAGCGTTAACGACAGGCTCTGCTTTGCGAACCGGCGGTGGGAGGACCTTGGGCGGAGCGACCGGCGCAGTTGGTTGCGGACTCTTACCCACTGGGCCAACGGCAACACCAGGCGAAGTGGATTTGGGCGTCGTCGAGATTGGTGCCGGCGATTTCGGCGGCGCTGGCTTCAAGGCACTCGGCGCTTTAGCCGCGGGGGGCGAAACTGGCGGCGGAGTGACTTTGGCTGTTGCTGCAGGCGCAATCGGCACTGTCGGTTTGGCGGCAGGCGGGGCAACTTTCGCCAGCGCTGGCTTTCGTGCCTCCAGCAGTTTGCCGATTTCCCGCTCTTGCTCTTCGGTCAGATCGATGCTGATGCCACAGCGCCAGCAGTCGGCGGTCATCAGCCACAACCGAACCGACATCGGCGCTTTGCAGTCGGGACAACCGCAGAGAACCGTTTCGCCATCGAGCCAAAACCGGGCCTTGGCACCATTCGATGGCAAGGAGGAGGCCACAATCGGCCGTTCCAACACCGGGATCGCACTATCGAACAGAGGCAGTTCCGTGTGGGACTGCATGTCGAAGGTAGGGATCGTATTCTCGGGCTGAGTGGGAAGAGGCGCGCTAGTCGTCTGCAACGGTAGGAAATCGAAGCCGATTTCCCCCGGTCCAAAGCTATGCTGCAGTTCGGAATCTTGATTCGTCTGGGTGCTCATGCCCACCTAAAGGCCGGGCAGTCGTACGAATGACAAGCGCCCGAAGCATTGGAGAAAAGACCTGACTCTGTTCTAGATGGCCCGCTCAGCCCTGCATTGTAACCGAGAAATTTCCCCGGGGACAAATTTCCGTACCAGCCAAACGGCTTTTTCGCGGGAATCGGCTGTCGCTAGCTTTTTTGGCGGTGTTCAAACTTCCGGCAAGAAATAGGCGAGGCGCGCTAACCAGGTTAGCGCGCCTCTGAATTTAGTTGATCAAGTACGCCGCTTCATTCGCCGCCGTTGTTACACCGCGACAAGTTCTTCGACGTGCTTGGCGAGCCGCTTCCGAGCGACGTGCAACCGCCGCTTGATGGTTCCAAGCGGAGCATCGAACGCATCGGCCATTTCGAGCAGCGACTGACCCCGGACGTAAAACGCCTCGAGGGTTTCGCGGTCGACCTCGCCCAGCTGCGCGAGCCCTTCCCGAACACGAACCTTCCGCTCGTCTTCGAGCGCGAACTCCAGCGGAGTCTGCTCTTCTACGCAGTTCTGCTCGAGCACTTCGTTATCGAGGGGCTGGTCGTGGCCGTGGCGCACAACCCGGTTGATTGCCATCCGGTTCGTGATCGACCGCAGCCAACCCGCGAACGCTTCCGGCTGCCGGAGCTGCTGGATCTTCGTCATGGCCTGAATGAACACGTCCTGACAAAGTTCCTGCGCCTCGGCGAAGTCGTTCAAACGCCGCAGCGCGATCGCGAGCACGTGCCGCTCGAACCGCTCGAACAACTGGCCGAACGCTTCCCGATCACCCTGCTGAGCCGCCTTCACCAGTTCAACCAAATCCCCATTCTCGGTCTGTTCAAAAACGTTCATGATGTTCTCTCGCATGTTGAGCACATCGCTACCCAGCGAACCGATCCCTCCAGCGTGTGTCTTCAAGGAGACACAAGCGAGGCATCAGCCGAAGGCGGCGAAGTGCAATGCAGGTGAAAGCAACGAGCGGCATCAGCGGCGGGCAGCAAAAGTGTGAACGATCACACTTGAGCCCGGCTGGCATCCGCTTGGTGCGTTTTGTTGTGCGTGAGAGTCAGTCCCGTCGCATGGATTGCGACACTCGGGCTGACTATTTACCCACGTAACAACAAACTTCTAAACCCTTGCGGACGCCGGCTCCGGGACGATGCCCCACTACGTTGACT
Above is a window of Anatilimnocola aggregata DNA encoding:
- the miaA gene encoding tRNA (adenosine(37)-N6)-dimethylallyltransferase MiaA: MNSSDYSSTFIPGDIPPTPALRDCWFLTGPTAAGKTKVGIQLAHKLDAEIISLDSMALYTGMDIGTAKPSAVERNAVPHHLLDVLPPNEEYSLSEYLDAAHTCVDEIRSRGKQVLFVGGTPLYLKSLLRGAYQGPPADWEFRQQIEKELAEVGIDALHERLQVIDPLMASKLHPRDKRRIVRALEVFRLTGQPLSHQQNQFDDSRSAAESHVYVLQWPRELLHQRIEARVDQMFAAGLVEEVKALVAQYGQLSRTAAQAVGYREVLEFLQLIPSEKNQPPVSIGQCIDFVKIRTRQFAKRQETWFRSLSECTFVPADVDHSPQQVAEMIIGLKQA
- a CDS encoding RNA polymerase sigma factor, which produces MNVFEQTENGDLVELVKAAQQGDREAFGQLFERFERHVLAIALRRLNDFAEAQELCQDVFIQAMTKIQQLRQPEAFAGWLRSITNRMAINRVVRHGHDQPLDNEVLEQNCVEEQTPLEFALEDERKVRVREGLAQLGEVDRETLEAFYVRGQSLLEMADAFDAPLGTIKRRLHVARKRLAKHVEELVAV